One Succinispira mobilis DSM 6222 genomic window carries:
- a CDS encoding insulinase family protein — protein sequence MDLKIGEVYQGFILIHSEQLQEVNSQAYMFKHLKSGARLLYLANDDDNKVFSISFRTPASDDTGVAHILEHSVLCGSKKFPLKEPFVELVKGSLNTFLNAMTFPDKTMYPVASMNDKDFHNLMDVYLDAVFNPRIYENKYLLKQEGWHYSLPKLEDELIYKGVVYNEMKGVYSSPESVLEQASQASLFPDTTYRYESGGHPEAIPQLTQADFEKFHSLYYHPANSYIYLYGKLDIIERLKFIDQEYLQSYEEITVDSAIQLQEPFNKTKITKVEYPLSEGEDTKGRSFFSLAFVVGESHEMEKYLALNILDIILVNMPGSPLKQAILDREIAQDVESSTTSSIKQNVFSIVASGTDADKQEEFVKTIYASLQELATKGIDKKLLESALNIIEFKLREADFGNYPKGLIYNIRVMDTWLYDQCPLEALKYEGLIEKMRENIKGRYFENFIETYLMDNTHRSLTVLTPCIGLEIERGKALKTKLEAIKAQATAAELEQLVVETAQLQAMQEYIDPPEALEKIPLLKLSDIKAEAEKSNYSVTTTNKVNYLYQPAFTNKIAYIEGHLSANELPEELISYLYLLSDLLGQLSTKKYNYFDLAQEIALHTGGISFSANVLASEENADEFVVKLSCNAKVLLNKMNKLQELISEILLDTDFTDKKRLREVINESKTSIEVGLSSQGHTIAMSRLAAYFSKAAAFSEQGSLNYYYFIRNLSENFETKAEQIINDLQTVLKYVVKAPKALWGYSCETSHQAQVLAELQVLNSKLPQTEYPEVDYKLPVPAKNEGIYTPGMVQYVAMGGDFKKKGFKYHGSMRVVETVLRYEYLWTNIRVKGGAYGAMITLKRNGVWQFVSYRDPNLLNTIEVYKQMADYLANLELSEREVLKYIIGTMSKVDMPMSNAGKLTRSITRYLLGLSDEIVQQSRTQILATKLQDLRDTAQIIASIMQDNNLCVVGSESKIKEASSLFNKIFAATSQE from the coding sequence ATGGATTTAAAAATTGGAGAAGTATATCAAGGTTTTATCTTGATTCATAGTGAACAACTACAAGAGGTTAATTCGCAAGCCTATATGTTTAAGCATTTAAAAAGTGGGGCGCGTTTGTTATATTTAGCAAATGATGATGACAATAAAGTTTTTTCTATCAGTTTTAGAACTCCGGCCAGTGATGATACTGGTGTAGCACATATTTTAGAGCATTCGGTGTTATGTGGTTCAAAAAAATTCCCACTAAAAGAGCCTTTTGTAGAATTAGTTAAAGGATCTTTAAATACTTTTTTAAATGCAATGACATTCCCGGATAAAACAATGTATCCAGTAGCCAGTATGAATGATAAAGATTTTCATAACTTAATGGATGTTTATTTAGATGCAGTATTTAATCCACGTATTTATGAAAACAAATATTTGTTAAAACAAGAGGGCTGGCACTATTCACTGCCCAAGTTAGAAGATGAGCTAATCTATAAAGGGGTAGTTTACAATGAAATGAAAGGCGTATATTCATCGCCTGAATCAGTATTGGAACAAGCAAGTCAAGCTTCTTTATTTCCTGACACAACCTACCGCTATGAGTCTGGGGGGCATCCTGAGGCAATTCCTCAGTTAACACAGGCTGATTTTGAAAAATTCCATTCCTTGTATTATCACCCAGCTAATAGTTATATTTATTTATATGGGAAACTAGATATTATAGAGCGTTTGAAATTTATTGATCAAGAATATTTACAAAGTTATGAAGAAATAACAGTGGATTCGGCAATACAACTGCAAGAGCCGTTTAATAAAACTAAAATTACTAAAGTTGAATATCCTTTATCTGAAGGTGAAGATACAAAAGGGCGGAGTTTCTTTAGCCTGGCTTTTGTAGTAGGCGAATCTCATGAAATGGAAAAATATTTAGCCCTAAATATTTTAGACATAATTTTGGTAAATATGCCAGGCTCACCTTTAAAACAAGCTATTTTAGATCGGGAAATTGCTCAAGATGTGGAAAGTAGTACAACAAGTAGTATTAAGCAAAATGTGTTTTCTATTGTAGCTAGTGGCACGGATGCTGATAAGCAAGAAGAATTTGTTAAAACTATTTATGCTAGCTTGCAAGAACTAGCAACTAAAGGAATTGATAAAAAGCTGTTAGAATCAGCGTTAAATATTATTGAGTTTAAATTAAGAGAGGCAGATTTTGGCAATTACCCAAAAGGTCTAATTTATAATATTCGGGTAATGGATACCTGGCTATATGATCAATGTCCGTTAGAAGCATTAAAATATGAAGGTTTGATTGAAAAAATGCGGGAGAACATAAAAGGTCGCTATTTTGAAAACTTCATTGAAACTTATTTGATGGATAATACCCATCGCTCCTTGACGGTATTGACGCCTTGCATAGGTTTGGAAATTGAGCGTGGCAAAGCACTAAAAACTAAGTTAGAAGCAATTAAAGCCCAAGCAACTGCAGCAGAATTAGAACAATTAGTTGTAGAAACAGCTCAATTACAGGCCATGCAAGAATATATTGATCCGCCAGAGGCGTTAGAGAAAATTCCTTTGTTAAAATTAAGTGATATTAAAGCCGAAGCCGAAAAAAGTAACTACAGTGTTACTACTACAAATAAGGTGAATTATTTGTATCAACCAGCTTTTACAAACAAAATTGCTTACATTGAAGGACATTTATCAGCCAATGAATTGCCAGAAGAATTAATTAGCTATTTATATTTGTTAAGTGATTTATTAGGACAATTATCCACTAAAAAATATAATTATTTTGATTTAGCTCAAGAAATTGCTTTACACACTGGCGGGATTAGTTTTAGTGCGAATGTGTTGGCAAGTGAAGAAAATGCGGATGAGTTTGTGGTAAAACTAAGTTGTAATGCTAAAGTTTTACTAAATAAGATGAATAAATTACAAGAATTGATTAGTGAAATTTTATTAGATACTGATTTTACGGATAAAAAAAGGTTGCGTGAGGTTATTAATGAAAGCAAAACCTCCATAGAAGTTGGACTATCAAGTCAAGGGCACACAATTGCAATGAGCAGGCTAGCGGCTTATTTTTCTAAGGCAGCGGCGTTTAGTGAACAAGGTTCTTTAAACTACTATTATTTCATTCGCAATTTAAGTGAAAACTTTGAGACTAAGGCGGAGCAGATAATTAATGACTTACAGACAGTTCTTAAATATGTTGTCAAAGCGCCTAAAGCATTATGGGGTTATTCTTGCGAAACTAGTCACCAAGCACAAGTACTTGCTGAATTACAAGTGCTTAATTCTAAATTGCCACAAACAGAATATCCAGAGGTGGATTACAAGTTGCCAGTTCCAGCTAAAAATGAAGGTATATATACTCCAGGTATGGTGCAATATGTAGCTATGGGCGGTGATTTCAAGAAAAAAGGCTTTAAATATCATGGTAGTATGCGGGTAGTTGAAACTGTTTTGCGGTATGAATATCTTTGGACTAATATTCGGGTTAAAGGTGGCGCTTATGGGGCCATGATTACCTTAAAACGAAACGGGGTATGGCAATTTGTTTCTTATCGCGATCCTAATTTGTTAAATACGATAGAAGTTTATAAGCAAATGGCCGATTATTTGGCAAACTTAGAATTATCCGAGCGAGAAGTTTTAAAATACATAATTGGAACAATGAGTAAAGTAGACATGCCAATGTCTAATGCTGGCAAGTTAACACGAAGTATCACCCGCTATTTATTGGGTTTGTCGGATGAGATAGTTCAACAATCTCGAACACAGATTTTGGCAACAAAATTGCAGGATTTACGTGATACAGCGCAAATTATTGCTAGTATTATGCAGGATAATAATCTTTGCGTAGTAGGTAGTGAAAGTAAAATAAAAGAGGCCAGTAGCCTATTTAATAAAATTTTTGCAGCTACATCTCAAGAATAA